AGCAGCCGGCCGTCTTCGACCTCTTCTACCGCCACAATCCCTTTCAGGGGAGCTACGCCGTCTTTGCCGGGCTGGAGCCGGCGCTGCACTACCTGCGGGATCTGCGCTTCGCCGACGCGGACCTCGCCTACCTGCAGAGCCTCGGCATCTTCAAGCCGGCCTTTCTCGACTTTCTCAAGGATTTCCGCTTCCGCGGCAAGATCACGGCGCCGCCGGAGGGGACGGTGGTCTTCGCCAACGAGCCGCTGCTGACCGTCGAGGGGAACCTGGCCGAGGCCCAGTTCGTCGAGACGGCGCTGCTCAACATTGTCAACTTCCAGACCCTCGTCGCCACCAAGGCGGCACGTCTGACGCAGGCAGCAGGAGCCGGGGTGGTCGTCGAGTTTGGCCTGCGCCGGGCGCAGGGGCCGGACGGCGGGCTTTCCGGGGCGCGGGCGGCCTATGTCGGCGGGGTGCGCAGCACCAGCAACGTCTGGGCCGGGCAGCTCTTCGGCATCCCGGTCAAGGGGACCCACGCCCACAGCTGGGTCATGGCCTTTGCCGACGAGCTTACCGCCTTTCGCGCCTACGCCGAGTGTTTTCCCGACAGCTGCATCCTGCTGGTCGACACCTATGACACCCTGACCAGCGGCCTGCCCAACGCCATCACCGTCGCCCGGGAACTGCGGGCGAAGGGGCACGAGATCGTCGGCGTCCGTCTCGACTCGGGGGACCTCGCCTACCTGAGCAAGGAGGCGCGACGGATGTTCGACGAGGCGGGCTTTCCCGACGCGAAGATCGTCGCCTCCAACGAGCTCGACGAGTACGTCATCCACTCCATCCGCGACGAGGGAGGGAGAATCGACATCTACGGCGTCGGCACCCGGCTCGCCACCTGTGCCGGCGAGGGGGGCGGTGCTCTGGGCGGGGTCTACAAGCTGGTTCGCCTCGGTGACTTGCCGAAGCTGAAGGTCACTTCGGACATCGCCAAGGCGACCCTCCCCGACCGCAAGCGGGTGCTGCGGGCGGTGCGGCCCGACGGCCGCTTCGAGATGGATATCCTCTGCCTGTCGGGTGAGGAACTCCGTCCCGGCGACACCGTCTACGACCCGACCAACCCGGCGCGGCACAAGCCCATACCCCAGGGCGTCGTCCTTGAAGACCTCCGCCAGGTGGTCATGGCGAACGGGGAGATCCTCGCCCCGCTGCCGTCCCTGGACAGACTCGCCGACCGCAGCGCCGACCAGCTTCGACGCCTCCCGGACGGGTCGCTGCGCCTGACCAATCCGCACCTCTACAAAGTCGCCATGAGCGGCGGCCTGCACGAACTGCGCACCCGGTTGATGGAGGGTTACGAGACCGGGGAATGATCGCCGCCGGCCGCTTCCTGAAATGCCGATTTTCAGAGGCTTAGAATGCGAAATTCAGAACAGCATTGAAGTCTGCCGGCAGCGGCGCTTCGATGGTCATTTCCCGGCCGGTTGCGGGATGACGAAAGGAGAGCCGGAAGGCGTGCAGCAGATGACGGTGGATGTGAATACGTTCGCCGCCCACCGTGACGAGGCGGGGACCGCCGTAGAGGGTGTCGCCGAGCAGGGGAAACCCTTCCCCGGCGAGGTGGGCGCGGATCTGGTGGGTGCGTCCGGTCTTCGGCCGGGCCTCGACCAGGGCCACCCCCCCTGCCCCCCCCCTTTGCCAAAGGGGGGTTGTTCATTTTCAGGGTTCGGAAAACCGTTTCCGCCGGCTGGCCGCCGCTGGCGACGGCGACGGTGCGGCCGCGCACCCCGGGCTTGAGGAAGTTATTGACGCTTATGGAGTCGGGAGGGATTCCCGCCACCAGGGCGAGGTAGATCTTTTCCACCTCGCGTTCGGCAAACTGCCGGGAAAGCTCCCGGTTGGCCGCATTCGTCAGAGCGAATAGAAGCACGCCGGTGGTGTCGGCGTCGAGCCGGTGGAGGAGAATCGGAGGGAATATTTTGCCGTCACCGCGCAGCAGATCCGTCACCATGGAGAGTGCATTGATCCGCCCCGCCACCGTCGGATGCGAGGGAAGCCCGGCCGGCTTGTCGACCGCCAGCAGTTGCTCGTCACGAAAAAGGATGGGAAGTTCAGGCACTGGCGGGACCGGTCCGGCCATGTCGAGGGTGACGGTGACCGTTTCGCTCCCTCGCAGCAGATGCCCGGCCCGGCGCTCGGTCCGGCCATCGAGGAAGACCTGGCCGCCGTCGAGGGCCTTTTTGACCGCCTTGCGCGACACCCCGGCGAGGCCGCGGGCAATGAAGAGATCGAGCCGCTCGCCGGCCGCCGAGGGGTCCGCCAGAAGGATCGCGCGCCGTTTCTCCCCCGCACCGCTCACGCCACCACACCTTTCAGCCCCGCGGCATCGGCCCCGCTGATCCGCACCGCGACCACCCTACCCGTCAAATCCTCCTCGGCAGGAAACCGGACCGAAAGATAGTTGCGGCTCACCCCGCGGCAGAGGCCTTTGGAACGGCCCGCTTCGACCACCACTTCCAGCGTCCGGCCGACGAAGCCGGATGCGAAAACTCGCAGCTTCGCCTCACCGAGGCTGCGCAGCACGGCGGCCCGGGTCTTGACGACATCACCCGGCAGCTGGCCGGACATGGTGGCGGCGGGGGTGCCGGGTCGGCGGCTGAAAGGGAAGACGTGCAGGTGGGTGACCGGCAGCGCCTCGATCAGCCGGCAGGTGTTGGCGAACTCCTCTTCGCTTTCGCCGGGAAAGCCGGTGATGACGTCGAGACCGATGGCGGCCTCGGGGAGGCGCTGCCGGATGCGCCGCACCAGGCCGGCGAAGTAGTCCGTGCTGTAGTGCCGGTTCATGCGTTTCAGCACGCCGTCGTCGCCAGCCTGCAGGGGGATGTGGAAGTGGGGGCAAAGCTCCGGAGAGGAGGCGACGGTCTCGATGAGAGTATCGGAGAGCTCCGTCGGCTCGATGGAACCGAGACGCAGACGCTGTACCCCGGTTTCGGCGGTGAGCCGGCGGACCAGTTCCACCAGAGTCAGGGGCGGAGCAAGGTCGGCGCCGTAACCGCCGATGTGGATTCCGGTCAGCACGATCTCCGGGTAGCCGGCGGCGACCAGCTCCCGCACCTGGACGACGACCTCCTCGGGGCGCACCGAGCGGCTGCGGCCGCGGGCGTAGGGGATGATGCAGTAGCTGCAGAAGGCGTCGCAGCCGTTCTGGATCTGGACGAAGGCGCGGCTGCGCTCGGCGAAGGAGGAGAGCGGCAGGACGGCGGCCTCTGCGCGGCGGCGGATGTCGGAGACCCTGGCCGTCGGCGCCGATTCTTCATTTTCGAGAAGGCTGAGCAGGTCGCGCTTCTCCTCGTTGCCGAGCACCAGAGAGACGCCGGGGATGGCGAGCAGGGCCTGCGGGTCGACCTGGGCGTAGCAGCCGGTCACCACCACCCGGCACCCCTCGTTGAGGCGGCGCGCCCGGCGGATGAGGTTGCGCGACTGGGCGTCGGTGGCGGCGGTCACCGTGCAGGTGTTGACGATCACCAGGTCGGCTCCCGCCTCGAAGGGGACGACCCGGTAGCCGGCTCCCTGCAAACGCTCCTCCATGGCCGCCGATTCGAACTGGTTGGTCTTG
The DNA window shown above is from Desulfuromonadales bacterium and carries:
- a CDS encoding nicotinate phosphoribosyltransferase, giving the protein MDKFRYPALLTDLYELTMLAGYFDEGMSEQPAVFDLFYRHNPFQGSYAVFAGLEPALHYLRDLRFADADLAYLQSLGIFKPAFLDFLKDFRFRGKITAPPEGTVVFANEPLLTVEGNLAEAQFVETALLNIVNFQTLVATKAARLTQAAGAGVVVEFGLRRAQGPDGGLSGARAAYVGGVRSTSNVWAGQLFGIPVKGTHAHSWVMAFADELTAFRAYAECFPDSCILLVDTYDTLTSGLPNAITVARELRAKGHEIVGVRLDSGDLAYLSKEARRMFDEAGFPDAKIVASNELDEYVIHSIRDEGGRIDIYGVGTRLATCAGEGGGALGGVYKLVRLGDLPKLKVTSDIAKATLPDRKRVLRAVRPDGRFEMDILCLSGEELRPGDTVYDPTNPARHKPIPQGVVLEDLRQVVMANGEILAPLPSLDRLADRSADQLRRLPDGSLRLTNPHLYKVAMSGGLHELRTRLMEGYETGE
- the mtaB gene encoding tRNA (N(6)-L-threonylcarbamoyladenosine(37)-C(2))-methylthiotransferase MtaB, translating into MNRTVAFATLGCKTNQFESAAMEERLQGAGYRVVPFEAGADLVIVNTCTVTAATDAQSRNLIRRARRLNEGCRVVVTGCYAQVDPQALLAIPGVSLVLGNEEKRDLLSLLENEESAPTARVSDIRRRAEAAVLPLSSFAERSRAFVQIQNGCDAFCSYCIIPYARGRSRSVRPEEVVVQVRELVAAGYPEIVLTGIHIGGYGADLAPPLTLVELVRRLTAETGVQRLRLGSIEPTELSDTLIETVASSPELCPHFHIPLQAGDDGVLKRMNRHYSTDYFAGLVRRIRQRLPEAAIGLDVITGFPGESEEEFANTCRLIEALPVTHLHVFPFSRRPGTPAATMSGQLPGDVVKTRAAVLRSLGEAKLRVFASGFVGRTLEVVVEAGRSKGLCRGVSRNYLSVRFPAEEDLTGRVVAVRISGADAAGLKGVVA
- a CDS encoding RluA family pseudouridine synthase — encoded protein: MSGAGEKRRAILLADPSAAGERLDLFIARGLAGVSRKAVKKALDGGQVFLDGRTERRAGHLLRGSETVTVTLDMAGPVPPVPELPILFRDEQLLAVDKPAGLPSHPTVAGRINALSMVTDLLRGDGKIFPPILLHRLDADTTGVLLFALTNAANRELSRQFAEREVEKIYLALVAGIPPDSISVNNFLKPGVRGRTVAVASGGQPAETVFRTLKMNNPPLAKGGGRGGGPGRGPAEDRTHPPDPRPPRRGRVSPARRHPLRRSPPRHGGRRTYSHPPSSAARLPALLSSSRNRPGNDHRSAAAGRLQCCSEFRILSL